CTGTGCAGGGCGTGTTGCCCGATGGACCCACGGCGCTGTTCGCCGGTGCGGCCGCCGATCCCCAGTCGGGGAGCTGGAGTGGTCTCAAGCGCCGGCTGGAGCGCAAGCAGGCGGCCGGGGCTCGCTTCATCCAGACCCAGATGGTGATGGACACCAGGGCCCTTGAGCGCTTCTGCCAGGAGATCGCTGATCCCATGGGACTGCCGGTGCTGGCGGGGGTGTTTCTACTCAAATCGGCCCGCAATGCGGCCTTCATCAACCGGGTGGTGCCGGGCGCCTCGATTCCCCAGGTGCTGATCGACCGCCTCGCCGCCGCTTCCGACCCTGCCGCCGAGGGCATCGCCATTGCTGCCGAGCAGGTGCGCGACTACCGCTCGATCGCCCAGGGGGTGCATTTGATGGCGATCAAGGCCGAAGACCGGATTCCGGCGATTCTTGCGGCGGCCGGGGTCGCCCCACTCGCCCATCCCGCGAGCGTGCGCTGAGTTGCCCAGGCCAGGAAGGCCTGGGGCCGTTCAACCGGCCTTGCCCACGGCTAAATCTGTGCCGAGCAGGTCGGCCATGGCCTTCTGCTGAGGAGAGGGGACGCTGTGGTCCTGGCGGCGGGAATCGGTGATCAGCCAATCCAGGGCGGCCTCCTGGAGATCGAAGTGATCGCCGTTGCGATCGACGCAGTAGCGGCCAAACACTAACTTCTCCACCAGCCGCACTCCGGCACCGATGCGGGAGTAATCGAAGATGATCGAATTATCGATCGTGGCACCAGCACAGATGTGGCAGCTGGGACCAATCATGGCGGGCCCGATGATCGTGGCGCCGTCCTCGATCTTGGTCATGCCCCCCACGTAGACGGGGCCTTCGACGGTGATGCGATCCCAGTTGGCGGCCACGTTGAGGCCCGTGAACACCCCCGGGCGCACTTCCTTGCCGGGGATCTGCACCTGGCGCACGTGCCCTTCGAGCACGCTGCGAATCGCCTGCCAGTAGTCGGGGACCTTGCCGATGTCCACCCATTCAAATTCCATCGGCAGGGCGTAGAAGGGCGCGCCTGCTTCCACCAGCAGCGGGAAGAGATCGGCGCCGATGTCGAAGGGCACGCCCACCGGGATGTGATCAAGCACCTCCGGTTCGAAGATGTAGATCCCCGTGTTGATCATGTCCCCCAGGGCCTCATCCACCGAGGGTTTTTCCTGGAAGGTGAGCACCCGGCCGTCATCGCCGGTGACCACCACGCCATAGCTGCTGACCTGATCGCGCGGCACGCGCTTGGTCACCAGGCTGGCCATGGCACCTTTGGCCTTATGGCGCCGCACCGCCTCGGTGAGGTCGAGGTCGATCAGGGCGTCGCCGCAGAGCACCACGAAGGTGTCGTCGAAGAAGGGCTGGAAGGTCTGGATCTTTTTGATGCCGCCGGCTGAACCCATGGCCTCGCCGATCAACTCACCTTCTTCGATGCGGCCTTCGAAGCTGTAGGCGATCTCGACGCCGAAGCGCTGACCATCGCGGAAATAGTTCTCGATTTCCTCGGCCAGGTGGGAGACGTTCACCATGATTTCGGTGAACCCATGCTCCTTGAGCAACTCCAGCAGAAACTCCATCACGGGTTTCTGCAGGATCGGGATCATCGGTTTGGGAATGGTGTGCGTGATGGGGCGCACCCGGGTTCCCTTGCCGGCGGCCAGGATCATCGCCTTCATCGACGCCTGTCTGCCTTACTCAAGTGACTCAAGCCTAAGGGCGGAAATCAGGCTGCCAGGGCCTGCCGAGCCGGCAAAGGAGCTGGCACCAAGGGCAACTGGACGCTTTCGCTCTCCACCAGGTTGCGTTTCAAGGTCAGCGGGGCGAACAGTCCCCCCTCCTGGGCCAGGTCCACCTTGCCCTGGGCGCAGAGGAACAACAGGGCCCAGAACACACCCACCCGGTCGCTGTCCAGCTCCGCTGGTGCCTGGGCCGTCCAGATCGTGACCAGGTCGTCGAAGTCGACCCAATCGAGGGCCTGGGGCCAGCGCAGCAGGAACTGGCTCAGGGCGGCGGTGGTCTCCGGCAATTTTTCGCGGTGGGCCAGGGCCGCCACCTGCTCGATCGCAGCCCGATCACTGAGG
The window above is part of the Cyanobium sp. ATX 6F1 genome. Proteins encoded here:
- a CDS encoding methylenetetrahydrofolate reductase encodes the protein MLLEEALRSGQFAITAEVTPPRGADPSRALAVARSLKSLVHAINVTDGSRAVMRMSSLAVCRLLLEAGIEPVWQLTCRDRNRIALQADLLGAHALGIRNLLCLTGDPVQAGDQPSARKVNELEAVRLLELVRAFNQGEDPVQGVLPDGPTALFAGAAADPQSGSWSGLKRRLERKQAAGARFIQTQMVMDTRALERFCQEIADPMGLPVLAGVFLLKSARNAAFINRVVPGASIPQVLIDRLAAASDPAAEGIAIAAEQVRDYRSIAQGVHLMAIKAEDRIPAILAAAGVAPLAHPASVR
- a CDS encoding NDP-sugar synthase; the encoded protein is MKAMILAAGKGTRVRPITHTIPKPMIPILQKPVMEFLLELLKEHGFTEIMVNVSHLAEEIENYFRDGQRFGVEIAYSFEGRIEEGELIGEAMGSAGGIKKIQTFQPFFDDTFVVLCGDALIDLDLTEAVRRHKAKGAMASLVTKRVPRDQVSSYGVVVTGDDGRVLTFQEKPSVDEALGDMINTGIYIFEPEVLDHIPVGVPFDIGADLFPLLVEAGAPFYALPMEFEWVDIGKVPDYWQAIRSVLEGHVRQVQIPGKEVRPGVFTGLNVAANWDRITVEGPVYVGGMTKIEDGATIIGPAMIGPSCHICAGATIDNSIIFDYSRIGAGVRLVEKLVFGRYCVDRNGDHFDLQEAALDWLITDSRRQDHSVPSPQQKAMADLLGTDLAVGKAG